One window of Aphelocoma coerulescens isolate FSJ_1873_10779 chromosome 17, UR_Acoe_1.0, whole genome shotgun sequence genomic DNA carries:
- the MVB12B gene encoding multivesicular body subunit 12B isoform X8 — MKVQKDHSIMPEVRDLTDALPDLPMDPITGVGVVASRSRAPTGYDVVAQTADGLDADLWKDGLFKSKVTRYLCFTRSFSKENSHLGNVLVDMKLIDIKDTLPVGFIPIQETIDTQEIAFRKKRLCIKFIPRDSTEAAICDIRILGRSKQAPPQYTFIGELNSMGIWYRMGRVPRNHDSAQPVAPPTPAPASTPAPNLPRHISLTLPASFRGKSHSTRLDLEHQHSNLYAISVSKST; from the exons atgaaagtgCAGAAG GATCACTCCATAATGCCTGAGGTGCGAGACCTCACCGATGCTTTGCCTGACCTGCCGATGGATCCCATCACAGGCGTTGGTGTGGTTGCATCCCGGAGCCGAGCACCGACTGGATATGATGTA GTTGCACAAACAGCAGATGGCTTGGATGCTGACCTGTGGAAAGATGGCTTATTTAAATCCAAGGTCACACGGTACCTGTGCTTCACCAGatcattttcaaaagaaaat aGTCATTTAGGCAATGTCTTGGTTGATATGAAGCTTATTGATATCAAGGACACTTTACCTGTAGGCTTCATCCCCATCCAGGAGACCATTGATACAC aagaaatagcTTTCAGAAAGAAGAGGCTGTGCATTAAATTCATCCCTCGAGATTCTACAGAGGCAGCGATCTGCGATATCCGAATCCTGGGGAGATCTAAGCAAGCCCCTCCTCAGTACACGTTCATAGG ggagctgaacagcATGGGTATTTGGTATCGGATGGGCAGAGTGCCCCGCAATCACGACTCCGCACAGCCTGTGgctcctcccaccccagcaccagctTCGACACCCGCTCCCAACCTGCCAAG GCATATCTCGCTGACGCTCCCAGCCAGCTTTCGGGGGAAGAGCCACAGCACCCGCCTGGACTTGGAGCACCAGCACTCCAACCTGTACGCCATCTCAG TGAGCAAATCAACATAG
- the MVB12B gene encoding multivesicular body subunit 12B isoform X6, with the protein MKVQKDHSIMPEVRDLTDALPDLPMDPITGVGVVASRSRAPTGYDVVAQTADGLDADLWKDGLFKSKVTRYLCFTRSFSKENSHLGNVLVDMKLIDIKDTLPVGFIPIQETIDTQEIAFRKKRLCIKFIPRDSTEAAICDIRILGRSKQAPPQYTFIGELNSMGIWYRMGRVPRNHDSAQPVAPPTPAPASTPAPNLPRHISLTLPASFRGKSHSTRLDLEHQHSNLYAISETQDLLSIR; encoded by the exons atgaaagtgCAGAAG GATCACTCCATAATGCCTGAGGTGCGAGACCTCACCGATGCTTTGCCTGACCTGCCGATGGATCCCATCACAGGCGTTGGTGTGGTTGCATCCCGGAGCCGAGCACCGACTGGATATGATGTA GTTGCACAAACAGCAGATGGCTTGGATGCTGACCTGTGGAAAGATGGCTTATTTAAATCCAAGGTCACACGGTACCTGTGCTTCACCAGatcattttcaaaagaaaat aGTCATTTAGGCAATGTCTTGGTTGATATGAAGCTTATTGATATCAAGGACACTTTACCTGTAGGCTTCATCCCCATCCAGGAGACCATTGATACAC aagaaatagcTTTCAGAAAGAAGAGGCTGTGCATTAAATTCATCCCTCGAGATTCTACAGAGGCAGCGATCTGCGATATCCGAATCCTGGGGAGATCTAAGCAAGCCCCTCCTCAGTACACGTTCATAGG ggagctgaacagcATGGGTATTTGGTATCGGATGGGCAGAGTGCCCCGCAATCACGACTCCGCACAGCCTGTGgctcctcccaccccagcaccagctTCGACACCCGCTCCCAACCTGCCAAG GCATATCTCGCTGACGCTCCCAGCCAGCTTTCGGGGGAAGAGCCACAGCACCCGCCTGGACTTGGAGCACCAGCACTCCAACCTGTACGCCATCTCAG AGACCCAAGATCTTCTCAGTATTCGATGA
- the MVB12B gene encoding multivesicular body subunit 12B isoform X9, which produces MKVQKDHSIMPEVRDLTDALPDLPMDPITGVGVVASRSRAPTGYDVVAQTADGLDADLWKDGLFKSKVTRYLCFTRSFSKENSHLGNVLVDMKLIDIKDTLPVGFIPIQETIDTQEIAFRKKRLCIKFIPRDSTEAAICDIRILGRSKQAPPQYTFIGELNSMGIWYRMGRVPRNHDSAQPVAPPTPAPASTPAPNLPR; this is translated from the exons atgaaagtgCAGAAG GATCACTCCATAATGCCTGAGGTGCGAGACCTCACCGATGCTTTGCCTGACCTGCCGATGGATCCCATCACAGGCGTTGGTGTGGTTGCATCCCGGAGCCGAGCACCGACTGGATATGATGTA GTTGCACAAACAGCAGATGGCTTGGATGCTGACCTGTGGAAAGATGGCTTATTTAAATCCAAGGTCACACGGTACCTGTGCTTCACCAGatcattttcaaaagaaaat aGTCATTTAGGCAATGTCTTGGTTGATATGAAGCTTATTGATATCAAGGACACTTTACCTGTAGGCTTCATCCCCATCCAGGAGACCATTGATACAC aagaaatagcTTTCAGAAAGAAGAGGCTGTGCATTAAATTCATCCCTCGAGATTCTACAGAGGCAGCGATCTGCGATATCCGAATCCTGGGGAGATCTAAGCAAGCCCCTCCTCAGTACACGTTCATAGG ggagctgaacagcATGGGTATTTGGTATCGGATGGGCAGAGTGCCCCGCAATCACGACTCCGCACAGCCTGTGgctcctcccaccccagcaccagctTCGACACCCGCTCCCAACCTGCCAAGGTAG
- the MVB12B gene encoding multivesicular body subunit 12B isoform X7, with protein sequence MKVQKDHSIMPEVRDLTDALPDLPMDPITGVGVVASRSRAPTGYDVVAQTADGLDADLWKDGLFKSKVTRYLCFTRSFSKENSHLGNVLVDMKLIDIKDTLPVGFIPIQETIDTQEIAFRKKRLCIKFIPRDSTEAAICDIRILGRSKQAPPQYTFIGELNSMGIWYRMGRVPRNHDSAQPVAPPTPAPASTPAPNLPRHISLTLPASFRGKSHSTRLDLEHQHSNLYAISENEGNI encoded by the exons atgaaagtgCAGAAG GATCACTCCATAATGCCTGAGGTGCGAGACCTCACCGATGCTTTGCCTGACCTGCCGATGGATCCCATCACAGGCGTTGGTGTGGTTGCATCCCGGAGCCGAGCACCGACTGGATATGATGTA GTTGCACAAACAGCAGATGGCTTGGATGCTGACCTGTGGAAAGATGGCTTATTTAAATCCAAGGTCACACGGTACCTGTGCTTCACCAGatcattttcaaaagaaaat aGTCATTTAGGCAATGTCTTGGTTGATATGAAGCTTATTGATATCAAGGACACTTTACCTGTAGGCTTCATCCCCATCCAGGAGACCATTGATACAC aagaaatagcTTTCAGAAAGAAGAGGCTGTGCATTAAATTCATCCCTCGAGATTCTACAGAGGCAGCGATCTGCGATATCCGAATCCTGGGGAGATCTAAGCAAGCCCCTCCTCAGTACACGTTCATAGG ggagctgaacagcATGGGTATTTGGTATCGGATGGGCAGAGTGCCCCGCAATCACGACTCCGCACAGCCTGTGgctcctcccaccccagcaccagctTCGACACCCGCTCCCAACCTGCCAAG GCATATCTCGCTGACGCTCCCAGCCAGCTTTCGGGGGAAGAGCCACAGCACCCGCCTGGACTTGGAGCACCAGCACTCCAACCTGTACGCCATCTCAG AGAATGAGGGCAACATCTAg